One part of the Desulfomonile tiedjei genome encodes these proteins:
- a CDS encoding acyl-CoA dehydrogenase family protein, with the protein MERGLFSEEHTIFRSQFQKFLDAEVAPYYDQWEQERIVPKSAWLKMGANGFLCPWVDEKYGGSDAGLEYSVIMAEEMNRRDFVGFMASLHTNIVVPYIDSFGSEEQKQKWLPGCVTGEIITAIAMTEPNAGSDLAAIRTKAIKDGNDYIINGQKTFISNGLNSNLVVVAAKTDPSAGFKGISLICVEEGTPGFFKGRKLNKMGIHSNDTAELFFDDCRVPVSHLLGEEGKGFYYMMQKLQRERLFAVIGSQIMAEAMLDLTIKYCKERTIFGKPVSSFQHNTFKIAEMATEIELGRTFVDTLIREHMDGIDITKKVSMAKAWIPEMVNRVAYQCLQLHGGYGYMEEYPICRFARDVRVHTIYAGSTEVMKTVVGKMLGL; encoded by the coding sequence ATGGAAAGAGGCCTGTTTAGCGAAGAACATACGATCTTTCGAAGTCAATTTCAGAAGTTCCTGGATGCAGAAGTGGCCCCTTATTACGACCAATGGGAGCAGGAAAGGATTGTGCCGAAGTCTGCCTGGCTCAAGATGGGCGCAAACGGTTTTCTCTGCCCCTGGGTTGACGAGAAGTACGGTGGTTCAGACGCCGGCTTGGAGTATTCCGTGATCATGGCCGAAGAAATGAACCGCAGGGATTTTGTAGGATTTATGGCCTCTCTGCACACCAACATCGTTGTCCCCTATATTGATAGTTTCGGCAGTGAGGAGCAAAAGCAGAAGTGGCTGCCGGGCTGTGTAACGGGTGAGATTATCACGGCCATTGCAATGACGGAGCCAAATGCCGGCTCCGACCTTGCAGCCATTCGAACCAAGGCCATAAAGGACGGAAACGACTACATCATAAACGGACAGAAAACCTTTATCTCCAATGGCTTGAATTCGAATTTGGTTGTCGTCGCGGCAAAAACCGATCCGAGTGCCGGATTCAAGGGAATCAGCCTGATATGTGTAGAAGAGGGAACTCCCGGTTTCTTCAAGGGAAGAAAACTGAACAAAATGGGCATCCATAGCAATGATACCGCGGAACTGTTCTTCGATGATTGCCGTGTGCCGGTTTCACACCTGCTGGGTGAAGAAGGAAAAGGCTTCTATTACATGATGCAGAAGCTCCAAAGAGAGAGGCTTTTTGCGGTTATCGGCTCACAGATCATGGCAGAGGCCATGCTCGATCTGACGATAAAATATTGCAAGGAGCGAACGATCTTCGGTAAGCCTGTCAGCTCATTTCAACACAACACTTTCAAGATCGCGGAGATGGCAACAGAGATCGAGCTAGGAAGGACGTTTGTCGATACTCTCATACGGGAGCATATGGACGGCATAGACATCACGAAGAAGGTGTCAATGGCTAAGGCGTGGATTCCGGAGATGGTAAACCGAGTTGCCTACCAGTGCCTCCAACTCCATGGCGGTTACGGTTACATGGAAGAATATCCCATCTGCAGGTTTGCCAGGGATGTGAGAGTTCATACTATCTACGCGGGTTCCACGGAAGTGATGAAGACGGTCGTGGGGAAGATGCTGGGCCTGTAA
- a CDS encoding acyl--CoA ligase encodes MAVTPLKELKTRAWYKHYPEEIRQQIDSFKFPELPVYRMLESSAKYCPNSTAIVYEPENLVLNYRELLFLSEKFASGLQKNFKVKKGDRIAIFARNYLEFVIAVSGIELSGAVYVACNPMLIREELEYQLQDAGVKLIISSDDMVPVLQQVTAGKKTPLQNVIIFERDRELKPALLCGNDRQHHSEFTAFSDVFSDEPFTRPEIDPKTDLAAIMYTSGTTGHPKGVMISHYNVVSSVIMYQSAYTGAFPQFDEDGYIKCKNHERDLTKDWEYPIRYGVDSVLAIPPWTHMLAYLGQLHYPMLAALTIHPMPAFNLEKMLEMVRKWKISFAGGAPQMMAMLLARPETDQGALYPIRAWTTGGSPVPVALAERFSSLISGVITEGYSLTEATISSTKHFGNRSVKKKYGSIGTPLPFIDMKVVDIETGKQEMPIGEEGELIHNGPAVTLGYLNKPEETGKSYRDGWLYTGDLAVMDENGFFYITGRLKELIIYKGYNIAPRMLEEILYQHSAVLECAVVGKKDEIGGEIPVAFITPKTGSQATGEEIMDYVNSRVAPYKKLRGVKFIDKIPTLPSGKMARRELAKMLERQEK; translated from the coding sequence ATGGCCGTAACACCATTGAAAGAGCTTAAAACCAGAGCCTGGTATAAACATTATCCGGAAGAGATCAGGCAACAGATTGATTCGTTCAAATTTCCCGAGCTACCGGTCTACAGGATGCTCGAATCGTCTGCGAAATACTGCCCGAATTCGACCGCCATAGTCTACGAACCCGAGAATCTCGTATTAAATTACCGAGAGCTGCTTTTCCTTTCCGAGAAGTTTGCATCGGGTCTTCAAAAGAACTTCAAAGTGAAGAAAGGCGACAGGATTGCCATATTCGCCAGGAACTACCTGGAGTTCGTCATTGCAGTTTCGGGCATCGAATTATCCGGAGCCGTCTATGTCGCATGCAATCCCATGCTGATAAGGGAGGAACTCGAATATCAGCTTCAAGACGCGGGCGTTAAACTAATAATCAGTTCCGATGACATGGTCCCGGTTCTACAGCAAGTGACTGCCGGGAAAAAAACGCCCCTGCAAAATGTCATCATTTTTGAGAGAGACAGGGAACTGAAACCGGCTCTGCTGTGCGGTAACGACCGTCAACACCATTCTGAATTCACAGCCTTTTCCGATGTCTTTTCCGATGAACCTTTTACGAGACCGGAAATCGATCCTAAAACCGACCTTGCCGCCATCATGTACACGTCGGGGACAACCGGTCACCCGAAAGGCGTGATGATCTCCCATTATAACGTCGTATCATCAGTCATCATGTATCAGTCAGCTTATACCGGAGCCTTTCCGCAGTTCGATGAAGATGGCTACATCAAATGCAAGAATCACGAAAGGGATTTGACGAAGGATTGGGAGTATCCCATACGTTACGGAGTCGATTCGGTGCTTGCGATTCCTCCGTGGACACATATGCTCGCTTATCTGGGACAATTGCACTACCCCATGCTCGCCGCCCTGACGATTCATCCCATGCCGGCCTTCAACCTCGAAAAGATGCTGGAAATGGTAAGAAAGTGGAAAATTTCGTTTGCCGGCGGCGCGCCTCAAATGATGGCAATGTTGCTTGCCCGGCCCGAAACCGATCAAGGCGCGCTCTACCCTATCAGGGCATGGACAACAGGCGGCTCTCCAGTTCCCGTTGCTCTTGCTGAAAGGTTTTCCAGTCTCATCAGCGGCGTTATCACGGAAGGCTACAGTTTAACTGAAGCGACCATCAGCTCGACAAAACATTTCGGTAATCGGTCGGTCAAGAAAAAATACGGGTCAATCGGAACTCCCTTGCCTTTCATCGATATGAAAGTTGTGGATATAGAAACGGGAAAGCAAGAAATGCCTATTGGGGAGGAAGGAGAGCTGATCCACAACGGGCCTGCCGTGACTCTGGGCTATTTGAATAAGCCCGAGGAAACCGGCAAATCCTACAGGGATGGCTGGCTGTACACCGGAGATCTCGCTGTAATGGATGAGAACGGGTTCTTCTACATTACCGGCAGGTTGAAGGAGCTGATTATCTACAAAGGCTACAACATTGCTCCGAGAATGCTCGAAGAGATCCTGTATCAGCATTCGGCAGTGTTGGAATGCGCCGTGGTCGGCAAAAAGGACGAAATAGGCGGAGAGATCCCCGTCGCTTTTATAACGCCAAAAACGGGCAGCCAGGCAACCGGTGAAGAGATAATGGACTACGTGAACTCGAGGGTAGCTCCCTACAAGAAATTGAGGGGAGTTAAGTTTATCGACAAGATTCCCACCCTGCCAAGCGGAAAGATGGCGCGCAGGGAGTTGGCCAAGATGCTGGAGAGGCAGGAAAAATGA